A single Roseinatronobacter monicus DNA region contains:
- the cpaB gene encoding Flp pilus assembly protein CpaB — protein MRSVFALVLLVGLGLAGFAAMQTHKYVSTMQSELAHARANANTVEMVDVFVAGRAMRHGERLSREDLLVAPFPRYAVPEGSYSEVEQLFPNGATHRIVLRTMDPKEPILVSKLTEPGKEAGITSHLGPGKRAFTIAVNQTSGVAGFLRPGDNVDIFWTGRTSNSGEITQLIDTQVRIIAVNQSADMDRASATTETRTVTVEATGEQVAALAQAQNSGRLSLALVGAEDTVASGAIEMTQDRLLGIVREEQRVEAAEKCHIRTRRGNDMVLIEIPCTN, from the coding sequence ATGCGTAGCGTCTTTGCCCTAGTTCTTCTTGTCGGCCTTGGCCTTGCTGGCTTCGCGGCCATGCAGACCCACAAATATGTCAGCACCATGCAAAGTGAGTTGGCACATGCCCGCGCCAATGCGAACACGGTGGAAATGGTTGATGTGTTCGTGGCAGGTCGCGCCATGCGTCACGGAGAACGGTTGTCACGCGAAGATCTGCTAGTCGCACCCTTTCCGCGATATGCCGTGCCCGAGGGCAGCTATTCAGAGGTTGAGCAACTCTTCCCGAACGGCGCAACGCATCGGATCGTTTTACGAACTATGGATCCGAAAGAACCTATTCTCGTTTCCAAACTAACAGAACCAGGAAAAGAGGCGGGCATCACCTCGCATCTCGGCCCCGGCAAGCGTGCCTTTACCATTGCCGTCAACCAGACAAGCGGTGTTGCAGGGTTCCTGCGGCCGGGGGATAATGTCGATATTTTCTGGACTGGTCGCACCAGCAACTCTGGCGAAATCACGCAGCTGATCGATACACAGGTCCGTATCATCGCAGTCAACCAAAGCGCCGACATGGATCGCGCCTCGGCCACGACAGAGACGCGCACGGTCACGGTCGAAGCCACAGGCGAGCAAGTCGCCGCACTGGCGCAGGCACAGAATTCCGGGCGATTGTCGCTTGCGCTGGTCGGCGCAGAGGACACTGTCGCTTCTGGCGCCATCGAAATGACCCAAGACCGCCTGCTGGGTATTGTCCGCGAAGAGCAGCGCGTGGAAGCGGCTGAAAAATGTCACATCCGCACCCGTCGCGGCAATGACATGGTGTTGATCGAAATTCCCTGCACAAACTGA
- a CDS encoding type II and III secretion system protein family protein: MKIIQMAAAVLLSASLVATVAPNARADTFRVANGTAESTLRVSMNRAVVVETDNPFAELSIANPGIADISTLSDRSIYVLGKTPGRTTLTILGTDGRLVSNIEVQVTPDIAEFRERLRQILPNEKIEVRTANDGIVLSGIVSTAARLDAAMELAQRYAPDRISNLMSVGGTQQVMLKVRFAEMQRGVGKSLGSTLSVNAGSSNSFSTGDTGTIGGSADNAGALALRIGGGRLTTQVLLEALETQGLSRTLAEPNLTALSGQQASFLAGGEYPVPVRSDGDVTIEYRPFGVELSFTPRVLDDNVINLRLDAAVSSIDSSVSGATLPEGSVAFRRRETQTTVELRDGESFAIAGLLEDDFRASSRSVPWLSELPVLGALFRSANYQRDQTELVIVITAHLVSPTRGEALMLPTDRVRPPSERDLFLSGRLAAPGSGAVGEIARQDFGGSYGYVLD; encoded by the coding sequence ATGAAAATTATTCAAATGGCGGCAGCCGTGCTGTTATCAGCAAGTCTGGTCGCAACTGTCGCCCCGAACGCGCGCGCCGATACGTTTCGTGTGGCCAATGGCACCGCAGAATCGACCCTGCGCGTTTCCATGAATCGCGCGGTCGTGGTCGAGACAGACAACCCTTTTGCAGAACTATCCATTGCCAACCCAGGCATTGCAGACATTTCCACCCTGTCCGACAGGTCAATTTATGTGCTCGGCAAAACGCCGGGGCGCACCACACTGACGATTTTGGGAACTGACGGACGACTGGTGTCAAATATCGAGGTTCAGGTCACACCAGACATCGCCGAATTCCGCGAAAGACTGCGGCAGATTCTGCCCAATGAGAAAATCGAAGTCCGCACCGCCAATGACGGGATTGTCCTGTCGGGAATCGTTTCAACCGCTGCGCGGCTGGATGCGGCGATGGAACTGGCACAGCGTTATGCGCCCGACCGGATCTCGAACCTGATGAGCGTCGGGGGCACCCAGCAGGTGATGCTGAAGGTGCGCTTTGCTGAAATGCAGCGCGGAGTTGGCAAAAGCTTGGGGTCCACGTTGTCGGTAAATGCTGGCTCCAGCAATTCCTTTTCAACGGGCGATACCGGAACGATCGGTGGCTCGGCTGACAACGCTGGGGCGCTTGCACTTCGCATTGGCGGGGGCAGGCTGACCACGCAAGTGTTGCTTGAAGCACTTGAAACGCAAGGGCTTTCGCGCACGCTCGCAGAACCGAACCTGACGGCCTTGTCCGGTCAGCAAGCTTCATTTCTGGCCGGTGGGGAATATCCTGTGCCGGTCCGGTCTGACGGCGATGTCACAATTGAGTATCGCCCCTTCGGCGTAGAACTCTCGTTCACGCCGCGTGTGCTGGATGACAATGTAATCAACTTGCGCCTGGATGCGGCTGTCAGCTCGATCGACTCCAGTGTATCGGGGGCAACTTTGCCCGAAGGGTCTGTCGCCTTCCGCCGCCGCGAGACTCAGACCACTGTAGAGTTGCGCGATGGGGAAAGCTTCGCCATTGCGGGCCTATTGGAAGATGACTTCCGCGCAAGCTCGCGCAGTGTTCCATGGTTGTCTGAACTTCCTGTTCTTGGTGCGTTGTTCCGCAGTGCGAACTACCAGCGCGACCAGACGGAACTGGTGATCGTCATTACAGCGCATCTTGTCTCGCCCACACGGGGTGAAGCGCTGATGTTGCCAACAGATCGTGTCCGCCCCCCAAGCGAGCGTGACCTGTTCCTGAGTGGCAGATTGGCCGCGCCGGGTTCGGGTGCCGTGGGTGAAATCGCGCGTCAGGATTTTGGCGGCTCTTACGGCTATGTTCTGGACTGA
- a CDS encoding OmpA family protein — MAFDRRFFLMGAASLGLTACSDPNHQFNREAGIGIDGGSFGNATMHNTMLQSGQISLAEVMTHRFHAEVPSMVNFAFDSARLDQEARSILRMQAHWMRQFPELRYTIYGHTDAVGSAAYNVGLGQRRANAVMSYLVTQKVPRSSIIAVVSRGETQPLIASSGYEPANRRTVTEISGLVRRQTLMDGQYARIIHREYVASATEQHRPE; from the coding sequence ATGGCATTTGACAGACGTTTTTTCCTGATGGGTGCTGCCAGTCTTGGGCTGACAGCGTGCAGCGATCCAAATCATCAATTCAACCGCGAAGCGGGCATCGGCATTGACGGGGGCAGCTTTGGCAACGCCACCATGCACAACACCATGCTGCAATCGGGGCAGATCAGCCTTGCAGAGGTGATGACCCACCGCTTCCATGCGGAAGTTCCCTCGATGGTAAATTTCGCATTCGACAGCGCAAGACTGGATCAAGAGGCGCGGTCCATTCTACGGATGCAAGCCCATTGGATGCGGCAGTTCCCCGAATTGCGCTACACAATTTACGGGCATACCGACGCGGTTGGCAGTGCCGCCTATAATGTCGGCCTTGGGCAACGGCGCGCGAATGCGGTCATGAGTTATCTGGTGACCCAGAAAGTCCCGCGCAGCAGCATTATTGCAGTGGTTTCGCGCGGCGAGACACAGCCCTTGATTGCAAGCTCAGGCTATGAGCCCGCGAACCGCAGAACTGTTACCGAAATTTCAGGGCTGGTGCGGCGGCAAACCCTGATGGACGGGCAATATGCGCGGATCATCCACCGGGAATATGTTGCCAGCGCGACCGAGCAGCACCGACCTGAGTGA
- a CDS encoding AAA family ATPase, protein MSSIGEDEPQEIYACTIAREIHNFDLLIEDMDAIFHESWGNLTFHEAATFLDSEESKSLEFLAIALDDTAESNLALIRTVIEKASARDIRMILIAEALSPILLHQLLRSGADDFVPYPLPEAALQDAVIKLQKTDAAPEIAVPSQTPSGKQGTVFAVHALAGGVGGTNFAVNLAWELCGLAEATKKTVCILDFDFQCGAVSTYLDLARTEKVYELLSQTSNMDEDAFFAALQKFRDKLHVLTAPSDMLPLDLLTPDEIERVIAMARDQFDFVIIDMPRTVVHWTETVLNMADLYFAMLELDLRSAQNALRMIRAMKADGISMEKYRFILSRAPKFTDLSGKARAKRMGESLGISFAVNLPDGGTQIRDANDHGLPLSEYAAKNPLYKEMAQLAFVMRAHVR, encoded by the coding sequence ATGTCCAGTATCGGTGAAGATGAGCCACAGGAAATCTACGCCTGCACAATCGCCCGAGAAATCCACAACTTCGATCTTTTGATCGAGGATATGGATGCCATCTTCCATGAAAGCTGGGGCAATCTGACATTTCACGAAGCCGCCACTTTTCTTGACTCGGAAGAGTCCAAGTCTTTGGAATTTCTTGCGATCGCTCTGGACGACACGGCCGAATCGAACCTGGCACTGATCCGCACTGTCATTGAGAAAGCCAGTGCACGCGACATTCGCATGATTCTGATTGCCGAGGCATTGTCACCAATCCTGTTACACCAGCTTCTGCGCTCGGGGGCGGATGACTTTGTGCCCTACCCCCTGCCTGAAGCGGCACTTCAGGACGCTGTGATCAAGCTTCAGAAAACGGATGCTGCGCCAGAAATTGCGGTGCCTTCTCAAACCCCAAGCGGAAAACAGGGCACGGTTTTTGCGGTTCATGCGCTTGCAGGCGGTGTGGGTGGCACCAATTTCGCGGTCAATCTGGCGTGGGAACTGTGCGGATTGGCCGAGGCCACAAAGAAGACAGTGTGCATTCTGGATTTTGATTTCCAGTGTGGCGCAGTCTCGACCTATCTCGATCTGGCACGCACCGAAAAAGTGTATGAATTGCTGTCACAGACCAGCAATATGGATGAGGACGCATTTTTCGCAGCCCTACAGAAATTCAGGGACAAACTGCATGTTCTGACAGCCCCTTCTGACATGCTGCCGCTGGATTTGCTGACCCCGGATGAGATTGAGCGCGTCATTGCAATGGCCCGTGACCAGTTTGATTTTGTCATAATCGATATGCCGCGCACCGTTGTTCATTGGACAGAAACGGTCCTGAACATGGCAGATCTGTATTTTGCCATGCTCGAACTTGACCTTCGGTCGGCGCAGAACGCCTTGCGCATGATCCGGGCAATGAAAGCTGACGGTATCTCGATGGAGAAATATCGCTTCATCCTTAGCCGCGCGCCTAAATTCACCGATCTTTCTGGCAAGGCACGCGCAAAGCGGATGGGCGAAAGCCTTGGGATCAGCTTTGCAGTGAACCTGCCCGACGGGGGCACGCAGATTCGTGATGCCAATGACCACGGCCTGCCCCTGTCTGAATATGCGGCCAAGAACCCACTGTATAAAGAAATGGCTCAATTAGCGTTTGTTATGCGTGCCCATGTGCGATAG
- a CDS encoding IS1595 family transposase: protein MDHDIFLVWLNETDNLSPDQRAEASRILSGSPSLQAVVDLLEAKVREDRICPHCASEGAIIRGHASGLSRFFCKGCGKTFNALTGTPLARLRHKGRWAEFAASLRDGETVKVSAERCMVARTTAFRWRHRFLRAVTAGAIKLRGIVEADETFFLSSRKGERNLDRKARKRGGKAAKRGLSEEQVPVLVAADRSGTTISAVLPAVTAAHLQAVLQPLLDPDALLVTDGCTSYPPCAAAMGISHESLNQTAGQRVRGELHIQTVNSRHERLKTFLRRHRGIATKYLDSYLRWFQLAVIPKHQTPRAILAAAAGILPISRHA from the coding sequence ATGGACCACGACATCTTTCTGGTTTGGCTCAATGAGACGGATAACCTCTCGCCGGACCAGCGCGCCGAGGCGAGTCGGATCCTTTCTGGGTCTCCGTCATTGCAGGCGGTGGTCGATCTCCTTGAGGCAAAGGTTCGTGAGGACCGTATCTGCCCGCACTGCGCTTCAGAAGGAGCTATCATCAGGGGTCATGCAAGTGGCCTTTCCCGGTTCTTTTGCAAAGGCTGCGGCAAAACCTTCAACGCGTTGACCGGTACTCCGCTGGCGCGCCTGCGCCACAAGGGCCGTTGGGCAGAGTTCGCTGCTTCGTTACGTGACGGCGAAACGGTAAAGGTATCCGCTGAGCGTTGCATGGTGGCGCGCACGACCGCTTTTCGTTGGCGTCATCGTTTTCTTCGGGCGGTGACGGCTGGGGCGATCAAGTTGCGCGGCATCGTCGAAGCCGACGAGACCTTCTTTCTGAGCAGCCGAAAAGGTGAACGAAACCTTGATCGTAAGGCCCGTAAACGTGGCGGCAAGGCCGCCAAACGCGGCTTGTCGGAGGAGCAGGTTCCGGTCTTGGTCGCAGCCGACCGATCCGGCACCACCATAAGTGCTGTCTTGCCAGCAGTGACGGCCGCACATCTGCAGGCGGTTTTGCAGCCGCTTCTCGATCCTGATGCGCTCTTGGTCACTGATGGCTGCACCAGTTACCCGCCTTGCGCAGCAGCAATGGGCATCAGCCATGAAAGCCTCAACCAGACTGCAGGACAACGTGTTCGCGGGGAGTTGCACATTCAAACCGTGAACAGTCGACATGAGCGGCTCAAGACATTCCTGCGGCGCCATCGCGGCATCGCAACCAAGTACTTGGACAGCTACCTGCGCTGGTTTCAACTTGCAGTCATTCCAAAACACCAAACTCCCCGCGCGATACTCGCCGCCGCCGCAGGAATCCTGCCTATCTCAAGGCACGCATAA
- a CDS encoding IS630 family transposase (programmed frameshift), producing MGKCGPAVKYVVRLDAEERQQLEGIIRTGRGAAYRLLKARILLKADVSTENCGWDDAQISEALETSLSTVYRTRRQLVEEGLEAALARKTQSTPPPRIFDGEKEAKLIALACSEPPKGYARWSLRLLEKRVVELGIVDQASDSTIGRTLKKNALKPHKSRYWVIPPKASAAFVAAMEDVLTVYTRPYDPARPLVCLDETSKQLTKETRAPIPMRPGQPARSDYEYERNGVASLFMVFAPHEGWRHVAVRARRTAVDYAHVLKELADIHFAKADKIDLVQDNLNTHRRASLYEAFPPAEAKRIADRFDWHYTPKHGSWLNIAECELSVLARQCLDRRIPDHATLETEVAAWTQNRNNAQAKTNWHFTTKDARTKLLYLYPQIA from the exons ATGGGCAAATGTGGACCCGCTGTGAAATATGTTGTTCGTCTGGATGCTGAAGAGCGCCAACAACTGGAAGGTATAATCCGCACGGGTCGTGGCGCGGCGTATCGGCTGCTCAAGGCGCGAATATTGTTGAAGGCGGATGTGTCCACGGAAAATTGCGGCTGGGATGACGCGCAGATATCTGAGGCGTTGGAGACCAGCCTTTCGACCGTCTATCGCACCCGTCGTCAACTTGTGGAAGAAGGGCTTGAGGCTGCTCTTGCACGCAAGACACAGTCAACACCGCCACCGAGGATCTTTGATGGGGAGAAAGAAGCAAAGCTGATCGCTCTGGCTTGCTCCGAACCTCCCAAAGGCTATGCGCGCTGGTCGTTGCGGCTCTTGGAAAAGCGCGTGGTTGAGTTGGGTATCGTAGATCAGGCCAGTGACAGCACGATCGGGCGCACGCTCA AAAAAAACGCTCTCAAACCGCACAAGAGCCGCTATTGGGTGATCCCCCCCAAAGCCAGCGCTGCTTTTGTCGCGGCCATGGAAGATGTGCTCACCGTCTACACACGCCCATACGACCCTGCGCGTCCGCTGGTCTGCCTGGACGAGACTTCCAAACAATTGACCAAAGAAACCCGCGCCCCCATCCCGATGCGACCGGGTCAGCCCGCGCGGTCTGACTATGAATACGAACGCAACGGCGTCGCCAGCTTGTTCATGGTATTCGCTCCGCATGAGGGCTGGCGCCATGTCGCCGTTCGGGCCAGACGCACCGCCGTCGACTATGCTCATGTTCTCAAAGAGCTGGCTGACATCCACTTTGCGAAGGCTGACAAGATTGATCTGGTTCAAGACAACTTGAACACCCATAGGCGCGCGTCTCTTTACGAAGCCTTTCCCCCGGCCGAAGCTAAACGCATCGCTGATCGCTTCGACTGGCATTACACGCCCAAACACGGGTCTTGGTTAAACATCGCGGAGTGCGAACTTAGTGTTCTGGCGCGCCAATGCCTCGATCGGCGCATTCCAGATCACGCTACTCTGGAAACAGAGGTTGCTGCTTGGACCCAAAATCGGAACAACGCACAAGCCAAAACCAACTGGCACTTCACCACCAAAGACGCCAGAACCAAACTCCTTTACCTTTACCCGCAAATCGCCTGA
- a CDS encoding type II secretion system F family protein, which produces MEMTISPLIYLAIFGAVLLLIQGIYLFAFGKSIEHSSKLNRRLDLIEKGRGKKDVMEQLRRERSGHSKKYSIPIYGLIEDLARKGNIAFSAKMLLLLMIGLSVFSFVLLSVATDTEIAMRSGLALFMGFGGVFFWVSSKAKKRVSAIEEQLPEAIDLIVRSLRVGHPFGAALAMAATEVADPLGSELGLISDEISYGRDAGEALTEFGTRVDLQDIRFFAVAVAIQQKSGGNLAEILDGLSKVVRSRFKLFRRVRAITAEAKWSGMFLSGFPLAAMIMIQTNQPDYYDDVKETPLYLPLAVVVCVFLVVNVLYMRKMTDIKV; this is translated from the coding sequence ATGGAAATGACGATCAGCCCCCTGATTTACCTTGCGATTTTTGGTGCCGTTCTGCTGTTGATCCAAGGTATCTATCTGTTTGCATTCGGCAAAAGCATCGAGCACAGCTCAAAGCTCAACCGGCGTCTGGACCTGATTGAAAAGGGTCGTGGTAAGAAAGATGTCATGGAGCAGTTGCGCCGGGAACGCTCTGGGCATTCCAAAAAGTATTCCATCCCGATATATGGGCTGATCGAAGATCTGGCGCGCAAAGGGAATATCGCGTTTTCCGCCAAAATGCTGCTACTGCTGATGATCGGACTGAGCGTGTTCAGCTTTGTGCTGCTGTCCGTGGCGACCGATACAGAGATCGCCATGAGGTCCGGACTGGCACTGTTCATGGGGTTTGGCGGCGTGTTTTTCTGGGTCTCCAGCAAGGCCAAGAAACGGGTCAGCGCGATTGAAGAGCAGTTGCCAGAAGCAATTGATCTGATCGTCCGCAGCTTGCGTGTGGGCCACCCGTTCGGGGCCGCACTTGCCATGGCAGCCACCGAAGTGGCCGACCCGCTGGGAAGTGAATTGGGGCTGATCTCAGACGAGATTTCTTATGGCCGTGACGCAGGCGAAGCCTTGACGGAATTCGGGACGCGCGTCGACTTGCAAGATATTCGCTTCTTCGCGGTCGCCGTGGCGATCCAACAGAAATCTGGCGGCAACCTTGCAGAGATTCTGGACGGACTGTCCAAGGTCGTGCGCTCTCGGTTCAAACTGTTTCGGCGTGTCCGCGCAATTACCGCCGAGGCAAAATGGTCGGGCATGTTCCTGTCGGGGTTCCCACTTGCGGCGATGATCATGATCCAGACGAACCAACCCGACTATTATGATGACGTCAAAGAAACGCCTTTGTACTTGCCGCTGGCCGTTGTGGTTTGCGTCTTTCTGGTGGTGAACGTGCTGTACATGCGCAAGATGACCGACATCAAGGTGTAG
- a CDS encoding type II secretion system F family protein, with product MFEIFNSPLGLIALTGVGGTLLLVLAVMVMMAGGRADPMKRFSEQANSKEKHSAPEAAKLRRKVGREFKSLEKYARFLEPENENELSDARQKMIRAGYLSKTAVRDFAALQFILAITGMIASLLLVFVIAPDSFDTPVMMAVALITPMIIGYFGPRRWLERRVEARKEEILSGFPDALDMMLICVEAGQSLDQSIRRVSKEIEFAYPALGEELTAVGEQVKAGRERSEVLRDMAKRCDVTDITSFVGVMVQASTYGTSITDALRVFAAEMRDKRIMRAEEKANTLPTKMTLGTMMFTVPPLLIILVGPSVIGIMSDLAGGGLATGM from the coding sequence ATGTTTGAAATCTTCAATAGCCCGTTGGGACTGATCGCGCTGACGGGGGTGGGCGGCACGCTGCTGTTGGTTCTGGCCGTGATGGTCATGATGGCAGGTGGGCGCGCGGACCCTATGAAGCGGTTTTCCGAACAAGCCAATTCGAAAGAAAAGCACTCTGCCCCCGAAGCTGCGAAATTGCGCCGCAAGGTGGGACGCGAGTTCAAGTCGCTAGAAAAGTATGCACGATTTCTGGAACCAGAGAACGAAAACGAGCTTTCGGATGCCCGGCAAAAAATGATCCGCGCCGGCTATCTAAGCAAGACCGCTGTGCGCGACTTTGCGGCCTTGCAGTTCATTCTGGCCATCACAGGCATGATTGCATCGCTGTTGTTGGTGTTCGTCATTGCCCCCGACAGCTTTGACACCCCCGTCATGATGGCCGTAGCGTTGATTACGCCCATGATCATTGGCTATTTCGGCCCCCGCCGCTGGCTGGAGCGGCGGGTAGAGGCCCGAAAAGAAGAAATCCTGTCAGGGTTCCCCGATGCATTGGACATGATGCTGATCTGCGTTGAAGCGGGCCAATCGCTGGACCAAAGCATTCGGCGCGTCTCGAAGGAGATCGAGTTTGCCTATCCTGCTTTGGGCGAAGAACTGACTGCGGTGGGCGAGCAGGTCAAGGCCGGGCGCGAGCGCAGCGAAGTTTTGCGCGACATGGCGAAGCGTTGCGATGTCACCGATATTACGTCTTTCGTCGGCGTGATGGTGCAGGCTTCAACATATGGCACGTCGATCACCGATGCGCTGCGGGTTTTCGCCGCCGAGATGCGCGACAAACGCATCATGCGGGCCGAAGAGAAAGCAAACACCTTGCCCACCAAGATGACTTTGGGCACAATGATGTTCACTGTCCCGCCGCTGCTGATCATTCTGGTTGGCCCTTCGGTAATCGGGATCATGAGCGACCTTGCCGGCGGTGGCTTGGCGACTGGAATGTAA
- a CDS encoding tetratricopeptide repeat protein codes for MAPASGRTDVVEAVDGLIVGHRAMAAGEYEIALRAYHRAAATEGATVDVLSAIGSANLRLGRLQQAEQDLRRALEKDETFVPAHNNLGVTLAEQGKWGEASLHFRNAFAYDSGRSGEIRDNLRLAIENSQQTGYDADEAFQLLLMRRGSGRYLLLSTPL; via the coding sequence ATGGCGCCAGCTTCGGGGCGTACAGACGTCGTGGAGGCGGTCGATGGCCTGATTGTCGGCCACAGGGCCATGGCCGCAGGCGAGTATGAGATCGCGTTGCGCGCCTATCACCGCGCAGCCGCGACTGAAGGCGCGACTGTCGATGTTCTGTCTGCAATCGGGTCGGCCAACCTGCGCCTTGGCCGCTTGCAACAGGCCGAGCAAGACCTGCGCCGCGCCTTGGAGAAAGACGAAACATTCGTCCCTGCGCACAACAATCTGGGTGTGACACTGGCCGAACAAGGCAAATGGGGCGAGGCCAGCTTACATTTTCGCAACGCTTTCGCCTATGATTCGGGGCGCTCGGGCGAAATTCGTGACAATTTGCGTTTAGCCATCGAAAACTCACAACAAACAGGCTATGATGCAGATGAGGCATTTCAGCTTTTGCTGATGCGGCGGGGGAGTGGCAGGTATCTGTTGCTGTCTACGCCACTATAA